Below is a genomic region from Armatimonadota bacterium.
TCGTCGTGATCGGCGGCCAGGGGCCGATCGCCACACAGGGTCAGGGCAGCCTCCAGGAGATGGACCACATCTCGGTCCTTCGGCCCATCACCAAGTGGGCGGTCCAGGTTCCCGAGACAAGCCGGCTCGGCGAGATCGTCGCGCTCGCCTGCCGGCGTGCGATCGCCGGCGTGCCCGGGCCGGTGTACGTGGAGGCCCCGCTCGACGTGCTGATGGGATCCAGCAGGCTGCGACCCGGCGAGCCGCTGCCGCCGCGGGCTGCGACCCCGGGCGACCCCGGCGCCGTGGAGACCGCCGCGCGGCTGCTCCGGGAGGCGGGTAGGCCCGCGCTGCTGGTCGGCAGCCAGGTCCGCTGGTCGCCGGATCACGCAGCGGTGCGACGGTTTGCGGAGGCAGCGCAGGTGCCTGTCTACGCAAGCGGAATGGCCCGCGGCGTGCTTCCTCTGGAGCATCCGCTCGCGTACGCGCACTCCCGCAGGCAGGCGCTGAAGCAGGCCGATGTGGTGCTGGTCGCCGGAACCCCGCTGGACTTCCGGCTGAACTACGGCGAGGCGATCAGCGGCTCCGCCGCGCTCATCCAGGTGGACCTCGACTCCTCGGAGTTGGGCCGCAACCGCGAGCCGGCAGTCGGGATCGTCGGTGATGCGGGCGTGGTGCTGGACCAGATCGCGCAGTGCGGCGCCGCGCCGTTGGAGCGCGACGCGCGCGCCCGCTGGCTGGAGGGCCTACGCGCCATCGAGTGCGAAGCGTGTAGTGCCATGGAAGCCGGCATGGGGTCGGACGCCACACCGGTGGACCCGCTGCGGCTGTGCGCTGAGGTGAATCGCTGGCTGCGAGATGACGCCACGGTAGTTGGCGACGGCGGGGACTTCATCTCGACGGCATCCTACATCGTACGGCCGCGGCGCTATCCGGCCGGCTGGATGGACCCGGGCCCGCTCGGAACGTTGGGGATCGGTCCTGGGTTCGCCCTGGCCGCGCGCCTCGCCCGGCCCGACGGGCAGGTCGTGCTGCTGCTCGGGGACGGCGCCGCCGGGTTGGACTTGCTGGAGTTCGAGGCAGCGGTGCGCCAGGGCATCCCGTTCGTCGCGGTCGTGGGCAACGACGCCGCCTGGACCCAGATCCGCCGCCTGCAGATACAGGTGTTCGGCCAGGAGCGCGCGGTGGCGAGCGCGCTCGGCCGCGCCCGCTACGACCGGGTGGTCGCAGAGATGGGCGGGTGGGGGGAGCGCGCGACGCGGCCCGACGAGCTGCGGCCGGCGCTGGATAGGGCGTTTGAATCCGGACTTCCCTCGCTGGTGAACGTGGAGATGGGCGCCAGCGGGTTCAGGGCCGGGTCAATAGGGGTCTAGCCCTGCCGAGTGCTCAGAAAGGGCGCGCGTGCTCGAAGCGGGCGTGGAGCCGCGCGATCACGGCCCCTCGATCCGGAAGCGCGCCGTGTGTGCGAGCTGCCCGGCCAGATACAGCTCCACGCGGTAAGTCCCTGCCGCCCAGCCGTTGTCCGGCCGCGACAGCGAGAAGTTGCCCCGGTTCAGCGGTCCACCCGCCTTCACCTCGTACTCTCCGACCGTGTCGTTGGCAGGCAGTCCCTCGACCTGCTCTGCGATCCAGAGCGCCCTTACCAACGTGTCCTCCGGCACGTCCGCCAGCGTGAAGACCACATAGACCTTGGACGTGTCGGCCGAGAAGACGGTCTTCTCGGTCTTGCTCTGCTGGTCGTCTGTCATGATGACCGTCGCGAACCGCGGCTGTCCTGGCTGCTTCTGGGCGGCGGTCGGTAGCCCGCCTGGCCGCAGGTACAAACCACCTGCGATGCCGCCTGCCGCCAGGGCGAGCGCAACGACCAGCGCGGCCACCGGTAAGGCCCGGCCGCGCTCGCGCGTGACGACGACGGTGCGTGCTGCCAGATCGCCCAGGCGTTGCCTGCGCCCGGTCACCAGGATGGTGATCGCGCCGACCAGATAGACGCCGATCCCATCAATGACCCGCATGAGGTTGCGGACCAGCGCCGCCCGCAGGCCGATCCGTCCCCCCGCAAGGGTCTGCACCCGGATCCCGGCGACGGCCTTCCCAAAGGTCACACCGAGCGATCCTTCCGCCAGCACGAAGTAGGCCAGCATGACCGCGCTCACAATCGCGATCACCACGGCCGCCGGCCGCCCTGAGAGGTCGAACCCGGTCTGCATCGCACCCCCGAAGCGGGGCGCCACGGTCATGCCCACGAAGAAGAACAGGCCGAACGCGACCAGTCCGTCCACCAGCTGCGCGAGCAGGCGGTCGCCGAGTGAGGCAGGCGATGGCTCAGATGCCGGCCCGGGCGATTCGCTCGAGGTCAGATCTGGCCTGGCAGGCAGTTCGATCGGCTCCGTCATCGCGATCGTCCCTCCTCCTCAAAGGCAAGACCGGTCTGAGCGAGGTCTCTGCGCCGCCATCGGCGAGCCGGGCAGGAGACCTGCGTGGAGGATTCACCCTCTTCGGCATCCCGTGGGTTCGACGTCCCAAAGATGCCCTCCTCTCATACCAATCATGCCAACACGATTGACGCGCCGTGAGAACATGGGAACGTGCGGATCTTGCCCGAACGAGATCCCCTAGAAGGAGGCGCGCAACGCATGAGCGCGGTGAGCACCTGGCGCAACGAGACCGACGAGCAGTTGCTGGTCGGCGAGGTAACGCTGGACGTGCCCTGGTCGCTCGTCGAAACGTTCGCTGGCCTCGTCCGTGAGTCCGGCACCCGGCAGGAAGAACGGGCCTTTGCCTACCTGAGCAGGCGCCTCAAGAAGCACGGCGTGCCCCACACGGTCCACACGCCGACGCTGCTGATCAGCGTGCCGCGGCGCGCGCGCCTGGAAGTCATGGCGCCCGAGCGCCGTCTGTTGACCGCGAAGACGCCTTCGATGTCGCTGTCCACCGGCGGCCGGTGGAAGCGCGGGCAGATCGCCTATGTCTCCACGCGGTACATGGGCGATATCCGCGGGCTGTTCGAAGGCGTTGGA
It encodes:
- a CDS encoding acetolactate synthase translates to MTSVGSGATEPQSGRASVHGGRHVASALRRAGVEVLFTLCGGHIMHIYDGCLDEGIRVVDVRHEQAAVFAADAWARLTGRPGAAAVTAGPGVCNSVTAIANAWRAQSPVVVIGGQGPIATQGQGSLQEMDHISVLRPITKWAVQVPETSRLGEIVALACRRAIAGVPGPVYVEAPLDVLMGSSRLRPGEPLPPRAATPGDPGAVETAARLLREAGRPALLVGSQVRWSPDHAAVRRFAEAAQVPVYASGMARGVLPLEHPLAYAHSRRQALKQADVVLVAGTPLDFRLNYGEAISGSAALIQVDLDSSELGRNREPAVGIVGDAGVVLDQIAQCGAAPLERDARARWLEGLRAIECEACSAMEAGMGSDATPVDPLRLCAEVNRWLRDDATVVGDGGDFISTASYIVRPRRYPAGWMDPGPLGTLGIGPGFALAARLARPDGQVVLLLGDGAAGLDLLEFEAAVRQGIPFVAVVGNDAAWTQIRRLQIQVFGQERAVASALGRARYDRVVAEMGGWGERATRPDELRPALDRAFESGLPSLVNVEMGASGFRAGSIGV
- a CDS encoding RDD family protein, producing the protein MTEPIELPARPDLTSSESPGPASEPSPASLGDRLLAQLVDGLVAFGLFFFVGMTVAPRFGGAMQTGFDLSGRPAAVVIAIVSAVMLAYFVLAEGSLGVTFGKAVAGIRVQTLAGGRIGLRAALVRNLMRVIDGIGVYLVGAITILVTGRRQRLGDLAARTVVVTRERGRALPVAALVVALALAAGGIAGGLYLRPGGLPTAAQKQPGQPRFATVIMTDDQQSKTEKTVFSADTSKVYVVFTLADVPEDTLVRALWIAEQVEGLPANDTVGEYEVKAGGPLNRGNFSLSRPDNGWAAGTYRVELYLAGQLAHTARFRIEGP